In Paenibacillus sp. FSL M7-0420, a single genomic region encodes these proteins:
- a CDS encoding ABC transporter permease has product MNILSVLHCELRKIIRSNVFWIMFLVLGFGPIMMGVGNVLSSAAGGVTWEAYLTGLLETLAPLGLIGYTFVAAWVFGREFSDRTIKDLLAKPISRAKIVLSKFLVILAWCLLLSVYMFAVGFAVGAILGVEGGSAAFIWSLFLKFLVTSLLYIFVTAPSILLANVTKGYLAPLGLILIIVILSNVLSSFGFAPYFPWTIPSVFQSTGSLQLSSIIIVAYTGIIGIAGTFAWWRYAEQP; this is encoded by the coding sequence ATGAATATTCTATCGGTGTTACATTGTGAGCTCCGCAAGATTATCCGCTCGAATGTGTTCTGGATCATGTTTCTGGTTCTGGGCTTCGGGCCCATCATGATGGGCGTCGGAAATGTATTATCCAGTGCCGCTGGCGGTGTTACCTGGGAAGCGTATTTAACCGGATTGCTGGAGACGCTTGCCCCGCTGGGACTGATCGGATACACCTTTGTTGCAGCATGGGTATTCGGGCGGGAGTTTTCGGATCGGACGATCAAGGATTTACTGGCCAAGCCCATTTCCCGGGCGAAAATTGTATTGTCCAAATTCCTGGTCATTTTGGCATGGTGCCTGTTGCTTTCCGTTTATATGTTTGCTGTAGGTTTTGCCGTAGGGGCCATCCTGGGCGTAGAAGGCGGGTCCGCCGCTTTCATTTGGAGCTTGTTCCTTAAGTTCCTGGTCACCTCGCTGTTGTACATTTTTGTAACTGCGCCAAGCATTCTTTTGGCTAATGTAACCAAAGGCTATCTGGCACCCCTGGGACTCATCCTGATCATCGTCATTCTGTCCAATGTGCTCTCCTCCTTCGGATTTGCTCCCTACTTCCCATGGACCATCCCGTCGGTATTTCAGAGCACCGGTTCGCTGCAGCTAAGCAGTATCATCATTGTTGCGTATACCGGGATCATCGGAATCGCCGGAACCTTTGCCTGGTGGAGATATGCTGAGCAGCCTTAA
- a CDS encoding ABC transporter ATP-binding protein — MSILSKKRIGSTPAIQIDGVHKRFGDYSVLNNLSLEVSRGEIYGFLGLNGAGKTTTIKMLLAMLKPTSGKLYMLGEKVDAGNSKLWSNVGYLEEATFYPDLTVAENLEIARRMQGMPDKDAVSQVIYKLGLAPHQKKKAKHLSLGNKQRLGLAKAMIHNPEILILDEPINGLDPAGVAEIRNMLYNLAHNFGITVFISSHLLEELSKVSTRIGIIHGGQLVQEVAMDKLEQSLEKSLVVNGRNKPALKKVLEEHGYAFEDTSDGYIRLTNEHAADHPERLAELLVQSNQPPTSLRVVTEDLEGYFLRTIGVNRGIK, encoded by the coding sequence ATGAGTATTTTATCCAAGAAAAGAATCGGCAGCACGCCCGCCATCCAAATTGACGGAGTGCACAAAAGGTTTGGCGACTATTCCGTATTAAACAATCTTTCGCTGGAGGTCAGCCGGGGCGAGATCTACGGATTCCTGGGACTGAACGGCGCCGGGAAAACAACGACGATCAAGATGCTGCTGGCCATGTTGAAGCCTACCTCCGGCAAGCTCTATATGTTAGGTGAGAAGGTTGACGCCGGAAATTCTAAGTTATGGAGCAACGTCGGATATTTAGAAGAGGCTACCTTTTATCCGGATCTGACTGTAGCAGAGAATCTTGAGATCGCAAGACGCATGCAAGGGATGCCGGACAAGGATGCCGTATCTCAGGTAATCTACAAGCTGGGGCTTGCGCCGCACCAAAAGAAAAAAGCAAAACATCTCTCACTCGGGAACAAACAGCGCCTGGGACTGGCCAAAGCGATGATTCACAACCCGGAAATTCTGATCCTGGACGAGCCGATCAACGGCCTTGATCCAGCAGGCGTAGCTGAGATACGAAATATGTTATATAATCTGGCGCACAATTTCGGCATCACGGTGTTCATATCCAGCCATCTGTTAGAGGAGCTCTCGAAGGTGTCCACACGGATTGGAATTATCCACGGCGGTCAGCTGGTGCAAGAAGTCGCAATGGACAAGCTGGAGCAGTCCTTAGAGAAAAGCCTGGTCGTTAACGGCCGGAACAAGCCTGCCTTAAAGAAGGTGCTGGAGGAGCATGGCTATGCCTTCGAGGATACCTCGGACGGCTATATCAGACTCACCAATGAACATGCGGCAGATCATCCTGAACGGCTGGCCGAACTGCTGGTTCAATCCAATCAGCCGCCCACATCGCTCCGGGTAGTTACAGAGGATCTGGAAGGCTATTTTCTCCGCACTATCGGGGTTAACAGGGGGATTAAATAA
- a CDS encoding HAMP domain-containing sensor histidine kinase, producing the protein MKLKIKLPLLFLLMLLILMFSIGLYLKFVFAVYSPIRTTLLDSPYVVLLLPIFVIAGCIFSILIIYIHYYIEKPIRRLNARLEEVNVVHPLPPLALKRKDEIGELYKHFNKMEHRLQLAHREQTDMIAAIAHDLKTPLTSINGFTELLATHGDLPDAEKQEFYELIQRKSAFMVELLNDFSRFTKEKLELESMTATPVKATELFADIAFEYEYELAGLDIELTCRHDFTDSIRLMVNEPMLRRVFGNLFSNAVRYGGKPKLKVYMTGYLREHHAYFQIEDNGIGVPDKDMSSLFLKFFTVDPSRQIRKGGLGLGLASCKSIIEHHGGEITAFSSEYGGLGIRFSLPL; encoded by the coding sequence ATGAAACTGAAAATAAAGCTTCCCCTGTTATTCCTGCTGATGCTGCTGATTCTGATGTTCTCTATTGGTTTGTACTTGAAGTTTGTCTTCGCCGTATATTCCCCCATACGTACCACTTTGCTGGACTCACCATATGTAGTATTACTGCTGCCCATCTTCGTCATCGCCGGCTGCATATTTTCTATTCTGATCATCTATATTCATTATTATATTGAGAAGCCTATCCGGCGTCTGAATGCCCGGCTGGAGGAAGTCAACGTCGTCCATCCCCTGCCTCCGCTGGCTTTGAAGCGTAAGGACGAGATCGGAGAGCTGTATAAGCACTTTAATAAAATGGAGCATCGGCTTCAGCTTGCCCACAGAGAACAGACCGATATGATTGCCGCCATCGCCCACGATTTGAAGACACCCCTGACCTCGATTAACGGCTTCACCGAACTTCTGGCTACACATGGGGACTTACCTGATGCTGAAAAGCAGGAATTTTATGAATTGATTCAGCGGAAGTCAGCCTTTATGGTCGAACTGCTCAATGATTTCTCCCGCTTCACCAAAGAAAAACTGGAGCTTGAATCCATGACCGCTACACCTGTTAAGGCGACAGAACTGTTTGCAGACATCGCTTTTGAATATGAGTACGAGCTTGCTGGACTGGATATCGAACTAACCTGCCGCCATGACTTCACCGACAGTATAAGGCTTATGGTCAATGAACCGATGCTCCGCCGGGTGTTCGGCAACCTCTTCAGCAACGCCGTAAGATATGGAGGGAAGCCTAAGCTGAAGGTCTATATGACCGGATATCTGCGGGAGCATCATGCCTATTTTCAAATAGAGGATAATGGCATTGGCGTGCCGGATAAGGATATGTCTTCGCTGTTCCTCAAATTCTTCACGGTGGACCCGTCGCGGCAGATCCGCAAGGGCGGGCTTGGACTGGGACTGGCCAGCTGTAAATCGATTATTGAGCATCACGGGGGCGAGATTACGGCCTTCTCCTCCGAATATGGCGGTCTCGGGATCAGATTCAGCCTGCCTTTATAG
- a CDS encoding response regulator transcription factor — protein MSKTILVVDDEQEIVKLISKTLRYEQFAVITASSGREALTAVEDHPIDFIVLDIVMPDMSGLDVCRTIRSSYNVPILLLSARDQDIDKIVGLEIGADDYMTKPFSIQELASRIKAHFRKVDRLHKEWGELSPAKEKADAPLLLNDKTYEAFLYSRKLDLSAKEFQILSVLMRHPNQVLSREQIYENVWGDEYGEINTVTVHIKNIRKKLGFEHNFIKTIWGIGYKYTEREQ, from the coding sequence ATGTCAAAAACAATACTAGTGGTAGACGATGAACAAGAAATCGTGAAGCTCATCAGCAAGACGCTAAGATACGAGCAATTTGCCGTAATCACGGCAAGCTCCGGGCGGGAAGCTTTAACTGCCGTGGAGGATCACCCTATTGATTTCATTGTTCTCGATATCGTCATGCCTGATATGAGCGGACTGGATGTCTGCCGAACGATCCGGTCGTCTTATAATGTTCCGATTCTGTTATTAAGTGCGCGGGATCAGGACATTGATAAAATTGTCGGTCTGGAAATCGGCGCAGACGATTACATGACCAAGCCATTCAGTATTCAGGAGCTGGCTTCCCGAATCAAGGCTCATTTCCGCAAGGTGGACAGGCTGCACAAAGAGTGGGGCGAGCTTAGTCCCGCTAAAGAAAAGGCCGATGCTCCGCTCCTTTTGAATGATAAAACGTATGAAGCCTTCCTCTATAGCCGGAAGCTCGACTTATCCGCGAAGGAATTTCAAATTCTGTCTGTCCTGATGCGTCACCCCAACCAGGTACTCAGCCGGGAGCAGATCTATGAGAACGTGTGGGGAGACGAATACGGAGAGATCAATACCGTAACGGTTCATATCAAAAATATCCGCAAGAAGCTGGGTTTTGAGCATAACTTCATTAAAACCATCTGGGGCATAGGCTATAAATACACAGAAAGAGAGCAATAG
- a CDS encoding ACP S-malonyltransferase: MYKKKAFIFPGQGSHYAGMGQTFYNDFHSVQILVEEAGDLLGLNIKDVLLHYTIDELEQSELVQTAIVIVGYCSFKVLTEEYGIYPDLLAGHSLGELSALACSGAITYKDTLALTRKREKIMNMIGPGQGGMIAVMGIDADSADKICKSISSHLGYVAVSNYNSDEQVTISGTEQALKELISQLNNQGVRILPVPVPGPYHSRLMESSLPFMKDELNKCDFSPLEYPVISSITGTLYRSEKEIYERLAIQLTNPVRWTQVLACFAEGGIKELIEIGPQSVLRNLSMTNCIDLTVLAIENRRDFQEILRRFSKVRELETVNSVSRNQLLNDCLKEALCAPNYNDDDKEFEQGFLKPYRKILSNSRNSEKLGGVPGYKEMKEALDMLHQALIIKKVADSERREIMQDVLYVNGLFDVYPDYLKMQV; encoded by the coding sequence TTGTATAAGAAGAAGGCATTTATTTTTCCGGGACAAGGTTCACACTACGCTGGGATGGGACAGACGTTCTACAACGACTTTCATTCTGTACAGATATTGGTTGAGGAAGCCGGTGATCTGCTTGGCCTTAATATAAAGGATGTGTTACTTCATTATACAATAGATGAATTGGAACAATCGGAGTTGGTACAGACTGCAATAGTAATAGTAGGTTATTGTTCGTTTAAGGTTTTAACGGAGGAGTACGGCATCTATCCCGATTTACTGGCCGGACATAGTCTGGGGGAATTATCGGCACTCGCCTGCTCTGGTGCGATAACGTATAAAGATACTTTAGCATTGACCCGAAAAAGGGAAAAAATTATGAATATGATTGGTCCCGGGCAAGGGGGCATGATAGCAGTTATGGGAATTGACGCTGATTCGGCAGACAAAATATGTAAAAGCATATCAAGTCATCTCGGATATGTTGCTGTTTCAAATTACAACTCGGATGAGCAAGTGACGATTTCAGGAACGGAACAAGCTTTGAAAGAACTGATATCTCAACTAAACAATCAGGGAGTCAGAATATTACCGGTTCCAGTTCCCGGACCCTATCACAGCAGATTAATGGAATCTTCGCTCCCCTTCATGAAAGATGAATTGAATAAATGTGATTTTTCCCCTCTTGAGTATCCCGTCATTTCCAGCATTACAGGAACCCTATACAGATCAGAAAAAGAAATTTATGAGCGTTTGGCAATTCAATTAACCAACCCCGTTCGCTGGACACAAGTGTTGGCCTGTTTTGCTGAGGGTGGGATAAAAGAATTGATTGAAATTGGTCCTCAGTCAGTCCTGCGCAATCTCTCAATGACTAATTGTATTGACTTGACTGTTCTGGCAATAGAAAACCGTCGTGACTTTCAAGAAATTCTTCGCAGGTTTTCAAAGGTACGAGAGCTTGAAACAGTAAACTCCGTTAGTCGTAATCAACTTCTGAATGATTGTCTGAAAGAAGCGTTGTGCGCTCCTAATTATAATGATGATGATAAGGAGTTTGAACAGGGGTTCCTGAAACCTTACAGAAAAATACTATCGAATTCAAGAAATTCAGAAAAATTGGGAGGAGTGCCAGGATATAAAGAAATGAAAGAAGCTTTAGACATGCTTCATCAAGCTCTAATCATAAAAAAAGTGGCGGATTCTGAACGTCGTGAAATCATGCAAGATGTGCTCTATGTAAACGGGTTGTTTGACGTTTATCCTGATTATCTGAAAATGCAGGTATAA
- a CDS encoding type I polyketide synthase, which yields MESSKDIAVIGIGVRFPQAENPKEFWECLRNGVDCVGSLPEGRRQDVEEYVKAVYHEDEIPHYREAAYLERIDTFDYEFFKISPKEAALMDPHQRLMLETAFQAVNNSGYAQKIRGTRTGVFIGFPTEFSAVMYQHLIMKLNPEEADNSFSGNLPAVIAGRISYFFDLKGPSLLVDTSCSSSLAAVHMACNSLNSGDSELALVGGINLFIMPTENKVVKNIGIIAPDGRTKSFDEDCDGVGQGEGVGVLILKPLSRALDDHDYIHAVIKGSAVNQDGKSIGITAPSAGAQGQVLMQAWKNAGIDPSSISYIETHGTATKLGDPTEIQGIRKAFSNYTSHKQFCGVGSVKTNIGHTIGAAGVAGMIKAILSLKQRQIPPSLNLIKPNRKIKFEDSPVYINHRLRHWTVSPRRCGVSSFGISGTNAHVVLEEAPELYREKYLRPDSSIFTLSANGREQILELVDLMTSYLKGERSDSLADICYTSAVCRLHLKYRIAIIVQDAGELIAKLDNLRLNPETPQPSVWTNLGNCISVNEIATKSTTDDLPVICRRYVQGEDIPWEAYYADLPVYKVPLPDYPFKKTRCWIQSDPRVLAYKKRNSAEKMYRTVWSAEPLLLSTVPWNGKRVILLTDRSVAGTSMADLLRHQGNNVLEIEIGSSYVPLDKDRIKVPAREEDFERLHPHLEMFMPEKIIHMTTAFRDRDPDTLAQLELNLEEGAYSLLYLVKTLQKLKSPVGVELVIVTSGTARIEADDLVQPHNAALAALGKTVKWENPQINCRSVDVGRGITIDELMAEIQYPGSPYAVALRERRRYVETIEAVSADSIELRSGPVLRKGGTYVITGGIGRIGSRLAETLSGHERINLVLLSRSSFPPKEQWENILNRSGELEDGIGEILLKLLRIERSGSYVDVRSCDISDPDQVNATFQSIRRDCGSIDGLIHLAVSDETCSLAELTKKAMNRSTRAKVHGTWILDQETREDNLSFFILFSSVMTLVSGAGNGTYTLSNAYMDAYAEYRNNKFPGSMAINWPEWEGIGLAEDKQTDEERSIFKKISSEKGLEMFSRIMELKAERLIPGELNVNSPIFQLLDYMPFQLSGDLVSQLKHYRKTKPSANHLPIEKNSGVSQRQVSAGSMDISRTTVPVQTADSLQVRSLQASEACALTGRASGMYTHYEQQLAMVWRDMFGYETINVTDNFFEIGGDSIFAFRLAAILLDKGVNVDAEDILRYQSIESIAKIMESKVEEGAVPT from the coding sequence ATGGAGAGTTCGAAGGATATAGCAGTAATAGGGATAGGTGTTAGGTTTCCCCAAGCGGAAAATCCAAAAGAGTTTTGGGAGTGTTTGCGCAACGGAGTGGATTGCGTAGGTTCCCTGCCTGAGGGTAGACGCCAGGATGTAGAGGAATACGTCAAGGCGGTGTATCACGAAGATGAAATCCCCCACTATCGTGAAGCAGCGTACTTGGAACGAATTGATACGTTTGACTATGAGTTTTTTAAAATATCGCCTAAAGAGGCAGCTTTGATGGATCCACATCAGAGGTTGATGCTTGAGACGGCGTTTCAGGCTGTTAACAATTCCGGCTATGCTCAAAAGATAAGGGGGACCCGTACAGGCGTATTTATTGGATTTCCAACGGAATTTTCTGCTGTTATGTATCAGCATTTAATTATGAAACTGAATCCGGAAGAAGCAGATAACTCCTTTTCAGGTAATTTGCCTGCGGTTATCGCGGGGCGCATTTCCTATTTCTTTGATCTCAAGGGACCTTCTCTGCTAGTAGACACCTCTTGTTCATCCTCCTTGGCAGCTGTACATATGGCTTGCAACAGTCTGAACAGCGGTGACAGTGAGTTAGCCCTGGTCGGTGGAATCAATTTATTTATTATGCCAACAGAAAATAAAGTGGTTAAAAATATAGGTATTATTGCTCCAGACGGGCGCACAAAGTCTTTCGATGAGGACTGCGACGGGGTAGGGCAAGGTGAGGGAGTAGGCGTTTTAATATTAAAGCCGCTGTCCCGGGCCCTGGATGATCATGACTATATCCATGCCGTTATTAAAGGCAGTGCAGTGAACCAGGACGGCAAATCTATTGGAATTACTGCCCCTAGCGCAGGTGCTCAAGGACAAGTGCTGATGCAGGCCTGGAAAAATGCTGGAATTGATCCATCATCCATAAGCTACATTGAAACGCATGGAACAGCAACAAAACTCGGTGATCCAACCGAAATTCAGGGAATACGCAAAGCTTTTTCCAATTACACTTCACATAAGCAATTCTGCGGAGTTGGATCAGTGAAAACCAATATCGGGCACACGATCGGCGCAGCTGGGGTAGCGGGTATGATAAAGGCGATCCTCTCACTTAAACAGCGTCAAATTCCGCCCAGTCTTAATCTTATAAAGCCTAACAGGAAAATTAAATTTGAAGATTCACCGGTTTACATTAATCACAGACTCCGCCACTGGACCGTAAGTCCCCGTAGGTGCGGAGTAAGCTCTTTTGGAATCAGCGGAACAAATGCCCATGTCGTATTGGAAGAAGCCCCTGAGTTATACAGGGAGAAATATTTAAGACCGGACTCTAGCATTTTCACTTTATCCGCTAATGGACGGGAACAGATATTAGAGCTTGTAGACCTCATGACGTCCTATCTTAAAGGAGAACGCTCTGACTCACTGGCAGATATCTGTTATACCTCTGCTGTTTGCAGACTTCATTTGAAATACCGCATAGCCATAATAGTGCAGGATGCAGGTGAATTAATAGCTAAACTGGATAATTTAAGACTTAATCCAGAGACGCCGCAGCCCAGTGTGTGGACCAACCTTGGAAATTGCATATCGGTTAATGAGATAGCAACGAAATCAACGACCGATGATTTGCCTGTTATTTGTAGGCGTTATGTTCAAGGTGAGGATATCCCCTGGGAGGCTTATTATGCAGACTTACCAGTATACAAGGTTCCTCTTCCCGATTATCCCTTCAAAAAAACACGCTGCTGGATTCAGAGTGATCCACGTGTACTAGCCTACAAAAAGCGGAATTCCGCTGAGAAGATGTATCGAACGGTTTGGAGTGCCGAACCGCTCCTCTTATCAACGGTACCATGGAACGGCAAGCGAGTAATCCTTCTTACAGATCGCTCAGTTGCGGGAACTTCGATGGCGGACCTTCTGCGGCATCAGGGCAACAACGTACTAGAGATCGAGATAGGCTCCTCCTATGTTCCTTTAGACAAGGACCGTATAAAGGTTCCCGCACGTGAAGAGGATTTCGAGCGGCTGCATCCTCATTTGGAAATGTTTATGCCGGAGAAAATTATACATATGACGACAGCTTTCAGAGATAGAGATCCTGACACTCTTGCGCAATTGGAATTGAATTTAGAAGAAGGTGCCTACAGCCTGTTATATCTAGTCAAAACACTTCAGAAGCTTAAATCACCTGTTGGAGTCGAGCTTGTTATTGTGACCTCAGGTACTGCCCGCATTGAAGCAGATGATCTTGTCCAACCGCATAATGCAGCGTTGGCAGCTCTAGGTAAAACGGTAAAATGGGAAAATCCGCAGATAAATTGCCGAAGTGTTGATGTTGGTCGGGGTATTACAATCGATGAGCTAATGGCAGAAATCCAATATCCGGGCAGTCCATACGCAGTGGCTCTCAGGGAGAGACGGCGATATGTTGAAACGATCGAAGCGGTCTCTGCGGATTCCATTGAACTTCGGTCAGGACCAGTACTTCGTAAGGGCGGTACTTATGTGATTACGGGAGGTATTGGACGTATCGGCAGCCGTCTGGCAGAGACATTGTCTGGACATGAGAGAATCAATTTAGTGCTACTCAGCCGTTCCAGCTTCCCCCCGAAAGAACAATGGGAGAACATTCTTAACAGGTCCGGTGAATTGGAAGACGGTATTGGAGAAATCCTTCTTAAACTTTTGAGGATTGAGCGTAGTGGTTCCTACGTGGATGTGCGTTCTTGTGATATTAGCGATCCGGATCAAGTGAACGCTACATTCCAGAGTATACGGCGAGATTGCGGAAGTATCGACGGCCTGATTCATCTGGCTGTATCTGATGAAACCTGTAGCTTGGCCGAACTAACGAAGAAAGCGATGAATCGTTCGACCAGAGCAAAGGTTCATGGTACATGGATTCTGGACCAGGAGACACGTGAGGATAATTTATCCTTCTTTATTCTGTTTTCATCGGTGATGACATTAGTATCGGGAGCCGGGAATGGGACCTATACGTTATCGAATGCCTACATGGATGCTTATGCCGAATACAGGAACAACAAATTTCCTGGTTCGATGGCAATCAACTGGCCGGAGTGGGAAGGTATTGGTCTCGCTGAGGATAAGCAAACCGATGAAGAACGTTCCATTTTCAAAAAGATTTCTTCAGAAAAAGGTCTGGAGATGTTCTCCAGGATAATGGAGCTGAAGGCGGAGCGTCTTATCCCGGGAGAACTTAACGTAAATAGTCCAATCTTTCAGTTGTTGGATTACATGCCTTTTCAATTATCTGGCGATTTGGTCTCACAGCTCAAACACTATAGAAAAACTAAGCCTTCCGCCAACCACCTGCCCATTGAGAAGAATAGCGGCGTATCGCAGCGGCAGGTATCAGCCGGGAGTATGGATATAAGCCGCACAACTGTTCCTGTTCAGACAGCGGATTCTTTACAGGTCCGTTCTTTACAGGCGAGCGAAGCTTGCGCTTTAACAGGAAGAGCATCAGGTATGTATACACATTATGAACAGCAGCTGGCAATGGTATGGCGTGATATGTTTGGTTATGAAACGATTAATGTTACCGACAATTTTTTTGAAATAGGCGGGGACTCAATTTTTGCTTTCAGGCTTGCAGCAATTCTCTTAGATAAGGGAGTAAATGTGGATGCGGAAGATATCTTGCGCTATCAATCCATTGAATCTATTGCCAAGATTATGGAGAGCAAGGTTGAAGAGGGGGCTGTCCCTACATGA
- a CDS encoding nucleoside deaminase: protein MMDHDEYFMRLAIETARQGIERFEFPFGCCIAQDSYRYVVTGNHCFTSADPTAHAEITAIREWSRLYGAISLQETVIYSTSEPCLMCLGAINWARIPRIVYGTSLHSCIHHGFGEADINSAALLNTFLHSVSMEGGVLEQACEQLFESWEKKKRLTALFSKQPSKLSTT, encoded by the coding sequence ATGATGGATCATGATGAGTATTTTATGCGATTGGCAATTGAGACTGCCCGTCAAGGGATCGAACGTTTTGAATTTCCGTTTGGTTGTTGTATAGCCCAGGACAGCTATCGTTATGTAGTTACCGGAAATCATTGCTTTACTTCCGCCGATCCAACTGCTCATGCAGAGATTACTGCAATACGTGAATGGAGTCGGTTATACGGTGCAATCAGCTTGCAAGAAACAGTCATTTATTCAACTAGCGAACCATGCCTGATGTGCCTTGGAGCCATAAATTGGGCACGCATCCCGCGGATTGTATACGGAACCTCGCTGCACAGCTGTATCCATCACGGATTTGGAGAAGCAGATATTAACTCTGCTGCTTTGCTGAATACCTTTTTGCATTCTGTTTCTATGGAAGGGGGGGTACTGGAGCAAGCGTGTGAGCAACTATTTGAATCGTGGGAAAAAAAGAAGAGGTTGACAGCCTTATTCTCTAAACAGCCATCTAAGCTAAGTACGACGTAA
- a CDS encoding 7-carboxy-7-deazaguanine synthase QueE, which yields MKKIGVYEIFSSIQGEGILQGIPSVLIRLVGCNLDCSWCDTQSFLKGGRGTYYKLEQIVDALDSYCCKNVVITGGEPFIHQELPILTRELHERGYHITIETNATLYQEVVCDLISMSPKLSNSVVTDPDTKSNKIDIGVIRKFISNFDYQIKFVVNDQEDMEEVSSILKEIGDYDPFRVMIMPMAATLKDLQLVQKKVLKLCIDYNMRYANRLQLQIWDNQSEVLN from the coding sequence ATGAAGAAAATCGGAGTATATGAAATCTTCTCTTCCATCCAAGGAGAAGGGATTTTGCAGGGGATTCCTTCTGTTCTGATTCGCCTAGTCGGTTGTAATCTGGACTGTTCCTGGTGCGACACCCAGAGCTTTCTGAAAGGAGGAAGAGGGACTTACTATAAGCTGGAGCAAATAGTTGATGCACTTGATAGCTACTGCTGCAAAAATGTTGTTATCACCGGAGGAGAGCCCTTTATTCATCAAGAACTTCCTATACTCACCCGTGAATTACATGAGCGCGGATATCATATTACGATCGAAACGAATGCGACACTATACCAGGAGGTAGTCTGCGACCTCATAAGCATGAGTCCCAAGTTGTCTAATTCCGTTGTTACAGATCCCGACACGAAGAGCAACAAGATTGATATTGGAGTTATACGTAAGTTCATTTCCAATTTTGACTACCAGATTAAATTCGTTGTCAACGATCAGGAAGATATGGAAGAGGTTAGTTCTATTCTGAAAGAGATCGGAGATTATGATCCTTTTCGGGTGATGATTATGCCTATGGCAGCTACCTTGAAGGATCTGCAGCTAGTGCAGAAAAAAGTGCTCAAATTGTGCATTGATTATAACATGAGATACGCGAACCGTCTTCAGCTGCAAATCTGGGACAATCAAAGTGAGGTTTTAAACTAA